A stretch of the Corynebacterium maris DSM 45190 genome encodes the following:
- a CDS encoding PDDEXK family nuclease produces the protein MSKLLRVNQADSQPFSETTMTKADLTETDHLEAWIVSNPQVLDPGLKVITTQFGRWASAEAAAKERIDILCLSQGGELVVIELKRDSDKSVHLQALTYAALSSGFTYDLLADAHVDWINSRNPGTEPITKEDALRSFKEHIDVIDEDFSVHDTFPTPRIILVAASFPSQVMTTVQWLSTEAPNISIECHEFDLYQSTLQDEDDTSNYIVSFNRLFPVQDLDRTRLLPQARSSLNSETPASTNRKSRAVFRLRDANAIPNGDPITYDPSAIIDLEDHSTLDEWREANPEFHHITWDTESERSSPLTVEGAEQRNWTPQGLSDHMLDQAGINHPKKYAAPRLFFYQGEGLGDLADRVGS, from the coding sequence ATGAGCAAGCTACTCCGCGTGAACCAAGCAGACTCCCAACCATTTTCTGAGACCACAATGACCAAAGCAGATCTGACTGAAACTGACCACCTCGAAGCCTGGATTGTCTCTAACCCTCAGGTCCTTGACCCTGGACTCAAGGTGATAACGACCCAGTTCGGCCGCTGGGCCTCTGCAGAAGCCGCAGCAAAAGAACGAATCGATATACTCTGCCTCTCGCAAGGGGGTGAGCTTGTAGTCATCGAGCTGAAACGAGACAGCGATAAGTCAGTCCACCTTCAAGCGCTCACTTACGCGGCGCTCTCCTCGGGTTTTACCTATGACCTTCTCGCGGATGCCCACGTCGATTGGATCAACTCCCGAAACCCGGGTACCGAGCCCATCACTAAAGAAGATGCACTGAGGTCTTTTAAAGAACACATCGACGTGATAGACGAAGATTTCTCGGTCCACGACACATTTCCCACTCCCCGTATCATCCTCGTGGCAGCGTCATTCCCTTCCCAAGTAATGACAACGGTCCAGTGGCTAAGCACCGAGGCACCGAATATTTCAATCGAATGTCACGAATTCGATCTCTACCAGTCAACCCTGCAGGATGAGGATGACACCTCAAATTACATCGTTTCGTTCAACCGCCTGTTTCCTGTTCAAGATTTAGACCGCACCCGTCTCCTCCCGCAGGCGCGGTCTTCCCTGAACAGCGAAACGCCTGCGTCCACCAATCGGAAATCACGTGCAGTTTTTCGGTTGCGCGACGCCAATGCGATTCCTAATGGGGACCCCATCACTTATGACCCCTCCGCGATTATCGACCTAGAAGACCACTCAACTCTTGATGAATGGAGAGAAGCCAACCCTGAATTCCACCACATCACCTGGGACACGGAGTCAGAGCGATCTTCACCTTTGACCGTTGAAGGAGCAGAGCAGCGGAACTGGACACCCCAAGGATTGAGCGATCACATGTTGGATCAAGCTGGCATCAATCATCCTAAGAAATATGCAGCCCCGCGCCTGTTCTTCTATCAGGGAGAAGGCTTAGGAGACCTCGCCGATAGGGTGGGAAGCTAA